The sequence below is a genomic window from Salvelinus namaycush isolate Seneca chromosome 2, SaNama_1.0, whole genome shotgun sequence.
ATGATGCACACATATCCTTTGCATGCATGTTCCACACAGAGTTCAGAAGTTAACTTGTGACCTTTTGATGTTGGCACCCTTTTCACAGGTCAACGATGTTTCTTACTTTAGTTTGTGTGCAACAGGTGTATAGTTCTCACCAAAGCACATGCTAAGAGATAAAAACAGTCACTGCTTAGGGGCAGAATAGGGCTATAGAGATTCCGTGAGATAACACCTCATGGAGAAAAGTCCACCAGATCCAAAATTGATCTGATATTGACAGTTCTGAGGTAgacatgaaacacacacacatgtccagCTGCTAAATACACCCTAgcaccccccccccagcccccccaGCCCTGCCGGCCCTGTCACCTTCCCCTCTTCAGCTGGCATTTAGCCCACCCTGAAACCCAATCCCCTGGACTCCTTAGTACTGTCAGTCCTTGGGGAGGAGGGTTGCCCTGTTCATAATCGTAGCATTAAAAGCCAGTAACGCAATATCCTCCAGCAAGACTATCTCCCCATCATCCGGACAACTGGTTTTCCAGGCTTTCTCAGAATCACCAAAGGGGTACCAACAGGCCTAAAGCTGTGTCAGTGTGAGAAGGGGGGATGGAAGTGTTTCTGTATGGGATGGGATGATGTCAAGATGCACTGTTGGAGAGGTGTTAAAAAGGGATTCCTAAGAACGGTTAAGTTTCTTCAGTGTTGTTGACTTGTTTATGGTTATTGCACCTGGTTTGACTGGGGTGATGGTGAGCTTGGAGCGTACGGCAGGTTGGCCTACATTACTCAACATTACTGGCACCATTTCAATTATTTTCCTAAGTGAATGtctttggaatatttttattaaatactgttttcaattttttttctAGCGATGCCCTGTGTTCAAACTCAGTATGGAACTGTGCCCTACGACAACAACTACTACAGCTCTGAGTTCCTGAACCCTGAACTCAGTGCTAAGCTGACCATGGACATTGGTGCCGAGCGGGACCAGCTCACCGCCTCCTCCCTCCCCAGCATCAACACCCTGGTGGGCAGCGGCTATGTGGGCGAGTTTGACACCTACTCCTGCCAGATCACCACCTCCGCCTCCACCGCCCCCTCCGGCTACTCAGCCGGCAGCGCCTCCAGCCCTCAGGCTCAGCACTCAGCCTTTAAACTGGACGACATCCAGGTATACAGCTGCTACCCGGGCTCCTTCGCCCTCAGCTACCTCGACGAGACGCTGTCCTCCTGCGGCTCCGATTACTATGGCAGCCCCGCATCAGCCGCCCCCTCCCCACCCAACCCGGGCTTCCAGAGCCAGCCTGGCCCAGTCTGGGACTCACCCTTCAGCCCCTACTCCCCAGACCCTGGGTGCTGGGTGGCCGATAAGTCAAGCCTGGCTCAGCAACCCTCCTTCTTCACCTTCATCCCCACCAcagagcagcactcccccctggGGCAGCACCAGGGCCCCCAGCAGGGTGAGGAGGACCCTTTCTTTCAGCCCTCCCAGAGGCATGCCTCCCAGCTCCATTATGCCCCCTTGTCCCTAGACCAGGGGTCCATGGACAGCCCCGGGCTCATGGAGAGGCCCATGTTGTCCCCTAAGACCGGCAGCCCCGGGGCCAACGAGGGTCGCTGTGCGGTGTGTGGGGACAACGCCTCCTGTCAGCACTACGGGGTCCGCACCTGTGAGGGCTGCAAGGGCTTCTTTAAGGTAGGACGCTTCACAGtagttatattattattattatttcatgaTTTTTATGATTAATTTACACATAATAACATCTTTAATATTCATATATTAACTTGGCTCCAGTTTCAGTAGAAGTGTTCACTAGTAAGAAACTGATTATAAAAGAGAAAGGGGAACTTTGACAAATGCGCAGGAAAATAATCACACTGTTCTTTGTTTTTTGTTCTTGCAGCGAACTGTACAGAAGAATGCTAAATATGTGTGCCTAGCCAACAAAGACTGTCCAGTAGACAAGCGGCGAAGGAACCGCTGCCAATTCTGCCGTTTCCAGAAGTGCCTGGGGGTGGGAATGGTGAAGGAAGGTAAATGCCATGTCACACTCCCTTAAAGCCTTCAGTGTCTAGTATATGTGACGTGAAAACTAAGTTGCAATG
It includes:
- the LOC120062345 gene encoding nuclear receptor subfamily 4 group A member 1-like, which produces MPCVQTQYGTVPYDNNYYSSEFLNPELSAKLTMDIGAERDQLTASSLPSINTLVGSGYVGEFDTYSCQITTSASTAPSGYSAGSASSPQAQHSAFKLDDIQVYSCYPGSFALSYLDETLSSCGSDYYGSPASAAPSPPNPGFQSQPGPVWDSPFSPYSPDPGCWVADKSSLAQQPSFFTFIPTTEQHSPLGQHQGPQQGEEDPFFQPSQRHASQLHYAPLSLDQGSMDSPGLMERPMLSPKTGSPGANEGRCAVCGDNASCQHYGVRTCEGCKGFFKRTVQKNAKYVCLANKDCPVDKRRRNRCQFCRFQKCLGVGMVKEVVRTDNLKGRRGRLPSKSKTVLESVSTTPPVNIIASLVRAHIDSNPAIGKLDYSKYQETVASLSEKEDANDIQQFYDLLTGTMDVIRKWAETIPEFTAFCPEDQELLLESAFVELFILRLAYRSSPEKDKLVFCNGVVLHRMQCVRGFGDWIDSIMDFSQSLHRMNLDVSSFACLAALVIITDRHGLKEPKRVEEFQNCLITCLRDHVTSSGSDAGRPQPNFLSRLLGKLPELRTLCTQGLQRIFYLKLEDLVPPPPIVDKIFMDTLPF